The Pimelobacter simplex genomic sequence TCGAGCGAGCGCACGAAGTCGCTGTTGTCGACCAGGAACGAGCCCGGCTCCTGGACCGGGTCGTCGGTGACGGTCAGCAGGTAGGTGTAGTCGGCGGCCGCGTCGCCGCCGCCGTCCTGCTGCTGGCTGGCCGGGACCGGCTTCGCGTCGGCCACGCCGCAGGCGCTGAACGCGCCGAGGCCGAGCACGGCGGTGGCGAGGGCGGCGGCGGTGGTCTTGGTGATCTTCAGCATTGGAGACATCCTCTCAAGTTGGTCGGTTGCTGATGACCTGAACCATGCCGAGCCGAGATCTCAGGGTGACGGGCCGCGCATCACAGGACCATCACAACCGCGCCGGCCCCCGACCCCGTGCCCCGGCAGGGGCTCCGCGCACTCCCCCGGCTGGCACAGTGGAGCCATGCCGAACCGCCCCCGCGTGCTGCTCGTCGAGGACGACGCCGACCTCCAGGTCACCACCCGGCTCGTGCTCGAGCGGCACGGCTTCGACGTCCAGGTCGTCGGCGACGGGCTCGAGGCGCTCGACATCATCCGCACCGCCGAGCTCGACCTCGCGCTGGTCGACATCATGCTGCCCGGGATCGACGGCATCCGCCTCACCCGGCGGGCCCGCGAGCTGCGCGACCTGCCCATCGTCATGCTCACCGCCCGCGACCTCCCCCACGACCAGGTGCACGGCCTGGAGGCGGGCGCCGACGACTACGTCGTCAAGCCGTTCGACGGCGAGGTCCTCGTAGCCCGGCTGCGCGCGGTGCTGCGCCGCAGCCAGGCCGCCGCCACGACCACCGCGGACCCCGACGTCCTGGTGCGCGGTGACCTGCGGATCGACGTACCGGGGATGACGGTGACGCGCGCCGGTGAGCCGGTCCCGCTCTCGGCCACCGAGTTCCGGCTGCTCCACGCCTTCGCGAGCCACCCCGGTGTGGTGCTCAGCCGGTACCAGCTGCTCGACCTGGTCTGGGGCGACACCGAGTGGACCGAGGAGCGGGTCGTCGACGTGACCCTCCAGCGGCTGCGCACCAAGGTCGGCGCGGAGCGGATCGAGACCGTGCGCGGCGCCGGCTACAAGATGCCCCGCGACGCCTAGGGCCACGCCCTAGAGCCCGGTCGTCCCGTCGATCGCCTCGCGCAGCAGGTCGGCATGGCCGCAGTGGCGCGCGTACTCCTCGATCATGTGGATCAGGATCCAGCGCACGCTGATCCCCTCGCCACCGCGCCGGTGCCGG encodes the following:
- a CDS encoding response regulator transcription factor, encoding MPNRPRVLLVEDDADLQVTTRLVLERHGFDVQVVGDGLEALDIIRTAELDLALVDIMLPGIDGIRLTRRARELRDLPIVMLTARDLPHDQVHGLEAGADDYVVKPFDGEVLVARLRAVLRRSQAAATTTADPDVLVRGDLRIDVPGMTVTRAGEPVPLSATEFRLLHAFASHPGVVLSRYQLLDLVWGDTEWTEERVVDVTLQRLRTKVGAERIETVRGAGYKMPRDA